A genomic region of Magnetofaba australis IT-1 contains the following coding sequences:
- a CDS encoding DsrE/DsrF/DrsH-like family protein: MDAQTVMQQSIHNGQSSAPLDAKMQSWVQEELRKQVGEQMGALSEQVTQRLDKLEKRLPQDKVAIVVFSDDMDRALAAFVLANGALAMGMEVSMFFTFWGLSAIKRTTHLKGKAFKQKMLALMTPKRSEELGLSKMNMLGMGPAMMKSMMKQKNVASLEELREIAQEMGTQFIGCTMAMDLMGVDADELVEGVELGGVAAFMEQALNARTALFL, from the coding sequence ATGGATGCGCAAACGGTGATGCAGCAGTCGATTCACAACGGTCAGAGCAGTGCGCCGCTGGACGCGAAGATGCAGTCTTGGGTGCAGGAGGAGTTGCGCAAGCAGGTGGGCGAACAGATGGGGGCGTTAAGCGAGCAGGTAACGCAGCGCCTGGACAAGCTGGAGAAGCGTCTGCCGCAGGACAAGGTGGCGATTGTGGTGTTCTCCGATGACATGGATCGGGCGTTGGCGGCGTTTGTGTTGGCCAATGGCGCGCTGGCCATGGGCATGGAGGTCTCCATGTTCTTCACCTTTTGGGGTTTGAGCGCCATCAAACGCACCACGCACCTGAAGGGCAAGGCGTTCAAGCAGAAGATGCTGGCGTTGATGACACCCAAGCGCAGCGAGGAGTTGGGCCTGTCCAAGATGAACATGCTGGGGATGGGTCCGGCGATGATGAAGTCGATGATGAAGCAGAAGAATGTGGCGTCTTTGGAGGAGCTGCGGGAGATCGCCCAGGAGATGGGCACGCAGTTTATTGGCTGCACCATGGCGATGGACCTGATGGGTGTGGACGCGGATGAGTTGGTGGAGGGTGTGGAGTTGGGCGGAGTGGCGGCGTTCATGGAGCAGGCGTTAAACGCGAGAACAGCGCTATTTCTCTAG
- the napF gene encoding ferredoxin-type protein NapF, which translates to MGHAQPDLSRRQLLRGAITRPATSAIRPPWALDESAFLTTCTRCDDCIAVCHAKIIRRGDGGYPEISFKRAGCDFCGDCLIACKPAALWRDPNQPENALPWSLQITIAPQCLPLNGVVCRSCGEACEPRAIHFKLSIGGRAEPRLDADQCTGCGECFSVCPIHAISIQPASPPTEECAS; encoded by the coding sequence ATGGGCCACGCCCAACCCGATTTGAGCAGACGCCAACTGCTGCGCGGCGCCATTACCCGGCCTGCGACGTCCGCCATTCGCCCGCCCTGGGCGCTGGATGAATCCGCCTTTCTCACCACCTGCACCCGCTGTGACGACTGCATCGCAGTGTGCCACGCCAAAATCATCCGGCGCGGCGACGGCGGCTACCCTGAAATCTCCTTCAAACGCGCCGGATGCGACTTCTGCGGCGACTGCTTGATCGCCTGCAAACCCGCCGCGCTGTGGCGCGATCCCAATCAGCCGGAAAACGCATTGCCGTGGTCGCTACAGATCACCATTGCGCCGCAGTGCCTACCGCTGAACGGCGTGGTGTGCCGTTCCTGCGGCGAAGCGTGTGAACCGCGCGCCATTCACTTCAAATTGTCCATCGGCGGACGCGCCGAGCCCCGGCTTGATGCAGATCAATGCACCGGCTGTGGCGAATGCTTTAGCGTCTGTCCTATCCATGCCATTTCCATCCAACCGGCTTCGCCCCCAACCGAGGAGTGCGCGTCGTGA
- a CDS encoding sulfurtransferase TusA family protein, whose translation MEFQQDLDARGMACPMPIVKTRKLLKGMNDGEVLRVTATDPGSAQDMRAFCEQTGTEMMSATEEGGEYRFLLRKH comes from the coding sequence ATGGAATTCCAACAGGATTTGGACGCCCGGGGCATGGCGTGTCCGATGCCGATTGTGAAGACCCGCAAACTGCTCAAAGGGATGAACGATGGCGAGGTGCTGCGGGTAACGGCCACCGATCCAGGCTCGGCGCAGGATATGCGGGCGTTCTGCGAGCAGACGGGCACGGAGATGATGTCGGCCACGGAGGAGGGGGGCGAATATCGCTTCCTGCTGCGTAAGCATTGA
- a CDS encoding AsmA family protein has product MKRIFNALFILVILVIAALVIIPLVIDPNDYRNEIAKLAKEQTGRNVQLNGPLELSLFPWVGVTLNDVILENAPGFGEKPMVSLKRADVRVKLIPLLSKQVQVARVEVDGLRAYLAQSADGGNNWADLAKGGAADDNKSSASKSSNSSDAEANPLAALAGLSIGGIALNDAQVTFDDAVAGQRIEVTQLNLTTDSVTLGQPVEAELKARVVTMALANGVAATAQDDVTLDFRGAIQPDLNMRWVALNNANISANGSAQQMPFARFGVETALDGLRYEIVERRLAIEKRSATVTLAEPRTGELPQSVKLTADGPLEMVLDTAQYLPRGTLKNQKIHLSVNNGATPNPVQSAEISLSGDVSLDLPAGKITLPQADLSLSSQLREQPARAAAVTWRGGVAVDLNAMRLTGRAEPLKISATGAPDAPFGQLEATHAGPFEVDLNGPSFDLKGLDIAIGVSGGALPMARLDAKLQGDLSADLKAGKINAPKMALQASGNGGALPTEKVAIFLTAPFAFDLNRQRIDLPGVELKVIGAGSETAQTQLKSLNLTLNSPAVVTLGEKGALAQLTNAKLDVKADGGVNGPFQTLETAYQGRLEFDAARSLLTLHRPSLSGKMTGASAPGGRADWLFNAASLQYDPTAGNLRMTDFSLTALEKLLNVSGSVQASSLTTQPQLSGDIALANTHVRKLMTRLEQPIPLTADPKTLQSLTLKTRFNASAQAFALSGMDVTLDQTRIRGAMSAPRFDKPSAHYDLIVDSIDLDRYLPPQQKGKGDKKAATKPAAKPTEPAQKEEDPFLALRELDLDGKLQVGRMTVNKMDARDVMMHVVSKNGVLEVKPLSAKIYGGAINASASIDARTDTPLMRVENRMDNVDIGALLRGQAEVDRIDGRGDIHLKLTSQGKEEAQIKRHLNGEMTLTARDGRIKGLDVLRQIYQAIRIAMGKQAKPVGDDTAFEHFSTTAKIVNGVMTHDDLRMKAKELRATGSGQVDLAAETLDYRLTAQVLRTDDGLQMESGETEIAVPVRFHGPWSNPKTEVDAGALVQTVLKTRLGNKLREKLQDKLKPKQQEKLNAIQNALPPDVQDVLKNLPIPLFGN; this is encoded by the coding sequence ATGAAACGGATTTTCAACGCCCTTTTTATCCTGGTGATTCTGGTGATCGCCGCACTGGTGATCATCCCCCTGGTCATTGATCCCAACGACTACCGCAATGAGATCGCCAAGCTGGCCAAGGAGCAGACCGGCCGCAATGTTCAACTCAACGGTCCGCTGGAGCTCTCCCTGTTCCCCTGGGTGGGGGTGACCCTCAACGACGTGATTCTGGAAAACGCGCCGGGGTTTGGCGAAAAGCCCATGGTGTCCCTCAAACGCGCCGATGTGCGGGTGAAGCTGATTCCGCTGCTCTCCAAACAGGTGCAGGTGGCGCGGGTGGAGGTGGATGGCCTGCGCGCCTATCTGGCGCAGAGCGCCGATGGCGGCAATAACTGGGCGGATCTGGCCAAAGGCGGCGCGGCGGACGATAACAAATCCTCCGCCAGCAAATCGAGCAATAGCAGCGACGCTGAGGCCAACCCTCTGGCGGCGTTGGCGGGTCTGAGCATCGGCGGCATTGCCCTCAACGATGCGCAAGTGACCTTCGACGACGCCGTGGCCGGGCAGCGTATCGAGGTGACGCAACTCAATCTCACCACCGATTCGGTCACCCTGGGTCAACCGGTGGAGGCCGAACTCAAAGCCCGCGTGGTGACCATGGCGCTGGCCAATGGCGTGGCCGCCACCGCGCAGGATGACGTGACGCTGGACTTTCGCGGCGCTATCCAACCCGATCTGAACATGCGCTGGGTGGCGTTGAACAACGCCAACATCAGCGCCAATGGCTCCGCCCAACAGATGCCGTTTGCCCGCTTTGGCGTGGAGACGGCCCTGGACGGGCTGCGCTATGAGATCGTCGAGCGGCGTCTGGCCATTGAGAAGCGCAGCGCCACCGTCACCCTGGCGGAGCCGCGCACAGGGGAGCTGCCGCAGTCGGTCAAACTGACGGCGGACGGTCCCCTGGAGATGGTGCTGGACACCGCACAATACCTGCCGCGCGGAACGCTGAAAAATCAGAAGATTCATCTCAGCGTCAACAATGGCGCCACGCCCAATCCGGTGCAGAGCGCCGAGATCTCCTTGAGCGGCGATGTGTCGCTGGATCTGCCCGCAGGCAAGATCACGCTGCCTCAGGCCGATCTCTCCCTGAGTTCACAACTGCGTGAGCAACCGGCGCGCGCCGCCGCCGTCACCTGGCGCGGCGGGGTGGCGGTGGACCTCAACGCCATGCGTCTGACGGGCCGCGCCGAGCCGCTCAAAATCAGCGCCACCGGCGCCCCGGACGCCCCTTTTGGTCAGTTGGAGGCGACCCACGCCGGTCCGTTTGAGGTGGATCTGAACGGCCCCAGCTTCGACCTCAAAGGGTTGGATATCGCCATTGGCGTCTCCGGCGGGGCTCTGCCTATGGCGCGTCTGGACGCCAAGCTGCAAGGCGACCTCTCCGCCGACCTCAAAGCCGGGAAAATCAACGCGCCGAAAATGGCGCTACAAGCCAGCGGCAACGGCGGCGCCCTGCCCACCGAGAAGGTGGCCATCTTCCTGACCGCGCCGTTTGCCTTTGATCTGAACCGCCAGCGCATCGACCTGCCGGGCGTCGAATTGAAGGTCATTGGCGCTGGCAGCGAAACCGCGCAGACGCAGCTCAAGAGCCTGAACCTGACGCTCAACTCTCCGGCGGTGGTGACCCTGGGCGAAAAGGGCGCGCTGGCGCAATTGACCAACGCCAAACTGGACGTCAAAGCTGATGGCGGCGTCAACGGTCCGTTCCAAACCTTGGAAACGGCCTATCAAGGACGACTGGAGTTCGACGCCGCACGCAGTCTGCTCACGCTGCACAGACCCAGCCTCAGCGGCAAAATGACCGGCGCAAGCGCGCCGGGCGGTCGCGCCGATTGGCTGTTTAACGCCGCCTCACTGCAGTACGACCCCACTGCGGGCAACCTGCGGATGACGGACTTCTCCCTCACCGCGCTGGAGAAACTCCTCAATGTGAGCGGCTCAGTGCAGGCCAGCAGCCTGACCACACAGCCGCAATTGAGCGGCGACATCGCCCTGGCCAACACCCATGTGCGCAAACTCATGACGCGCCTGGAGCAGCCGATTCCGCTCACCGCCGATCCTAAAACCCTACAGAGTCTGACCCTCAAAACGCGCTTTAACGCCAGCGCACAAGCGTTCGCCCTGAGCGGCATGGACGTCACCCTGGACCAGACCCGCATCCGTGGCGCGATGTCGGCGCCGCGCTTTGACAAACCTTCAGCGCACTATGATCTGATTGTCGATTCCATCGATCTGGATCGCTATCTGCCGCCGCAGCAGAAGGGCAAAGGGGATAAGAAAGCCGCAACCAAGCCCGCCGCCAAACCGACTGAACCCGCCCAGAAAGAGGAGGATCCGTTCCTGGCGCTGCGGGAGCTGGATCTGGATGGCAAGCTGCAAGTGGGCCGCATGACGGTGAACAAAATGGACGCCCGTGATGTGATGATGCACGTGGTCTCCAAAAACGGCGTGTTGGAGGTCAAACCCCTCAGCGCCAAAATCTATGGCGGCGCCATCAACGCCAGCGCCTCTATCGACGCCCGCACCGACACCCCGCTGATGCGGGTGGAGAACCGCATGGACAATGTGGACATCGGCGCGCTGCTGCGCGGGCAGGCGGAAGTGGACCGCATCGATGGTCGTGGCGACATTCATCTGAAGCTCACCAGCCAGGGCAAGGAGGAGGCGCAGATCAAGCGACACCTCAACGGCGAGATGACCCTCACCGCCCGCGATGGCCGCATCAAAGGGCTGGACGTGCTGCGACAGATCTATCAGGCGATTCGCATCGCCATGGGCAAACAGGCCAAACCGGTGGGCGATGACACCGCTTTCGAACACTTCAGCACCACCGCCAAGATCGTCAACGGGGTGATGACCCATGACGATCTGCGCATGAAAGCCAAAGAGCTGCGCGCCACCGGCTCCGGCCAGGTGGATCTGGCCGCCGAAACGCTGGATTATCGTCTCACCGCGCAAGTGCTGCGCACCGATGACGGTCTGCAGATGGAGAGTGGCGAAACCGAGATCGCCGTGCCGGTGCGTTTCCATGGCCCCTGGAGCAACCCCAAAACCGAGGTGGACGCTGGCGCGCTGGTGCAGACGGTGCTGAAAACTCGTCTGGGCAACAAGCTGCGCGAAAAGCTGCAGGATAAGCTCAAGCCCAAGCAGCAGGAGAAGCTCAACGCCATTCAAAACGCCCTGCCGCCTGATGTGCAGGATGTGTTGAAAAACCTGCCGATCCCGCTGTTCGGCAACTAA
- a CDS encoding chaperone NapD, whose amino-acid sequence MSLSPIESTQAEQSASADQSMNICGVLVHARLDAVETVKTAFAYLDGVEIHAGEESGKLVVTVEDPDYRRCIDTVSELAYVEGVLSTALVYQHMENDEDATEEESAS is encoded by the coding sequence ATGAGTCTGTCCCCCATTGAGTCGACGCAGGCGGAACAGAGCGCGTCCGCAGACCAGTCGATGAACATCTGCGGCGTACTGGTGCACGCGCGTCTGGACGCGGTGGAAACGGTCAAAACCGCCTTTGCCTATCTTGATGGCGTGGAGATCCACGCCGGTGAGGAGAGCGGCAAATTGGTGGTCACCGTGGAGGATCCCGATTATCGGCGCTGTATCGATACGGTGTCGGAACTGGCCTACGTGGAGGGCGTTCTCTCCACCGCGCTGGTCTATCAGCACATGGAAAACGACGAAGACGCTACCGAGGAGGAGTCGGCATCATGA
- a CDS encoding (2Fe-2S) ferredoxin domain-containing protein: MHGANDSAFIVCVNLRGAHRQTCGSVGGEAVAQALQDEMAERGVNFEIRKFRCLGRDCSLGPNVRLAPSGDVAHGVDPQNVGGLVDQLLQQQKESGADPEVYVGICPVE; the protein is encoded by the coding sequence ATGCACGGAGCCAATGATAGCGCCTTTATCGTCTGTGTGAATCTGCGCGGCGCCCATCGCCAAACCTGTGGTTCGGTGGGCGGCGAAGCGGTGGCCCAGGCGCTGCAGGATGAGATGGCCGAACGCGGCGTCAATTTCGAAATCCGCAAATTCCGTTGCCTGGGACGCGACTGCTCCTTAGGTCCCAATGTGCGCCTGGCGCCCAGCGGTGATGTGGCCCACGGCGTTGACCCGCAGAATGTCGGTGGGTTGGTGGACCAACTCCTGCAGCAGCAGAAGGAATCCGGCGCCGATCCGGAAGTTTATGTGGGTATCTGTCCGGTGGAGTGA
- a CDS encoding TetR/AcrR family transcriptional regulator, protein MTTTADDAGKRFSPKAIITREKILAAAMDLFYVNGYHATGVDRIIAHAHVSKGNFFHHFSNKAELAIAVLDWYKERAIRELGIRMPHETDTPAVELMNLLRGMARRSANYGGECDIRGCIFGNFALELSVENEEIRRRIQAAFDDFRSLIRGYLDRAVQLGALRNDWDLEVTSTVILSLVEGALLLDKTAQRPRDVLTVLDYIEGMLRDHAAPTA, encoded by the coding sequence GTGACCACCACTGCTGATGATGCGGGCAAACGCTTCTCGCCCAAGGCGATCATCACCCGCGAGAAGATTCTGGCTGCGGCCATGGATCTGTTCTATGTGAACGGCTATCACGCCACCGGGGTGGATCGCATCATCGCCCACGCCCATGTGAGCAAGGGTAATTTCTTTCACCATTTCAGCAACAAGGCCGAGTTGGCCATTGCGGTGCTGGATTGGTACAAGGAGCGGGCGATTCGCGAACTGGGCATTCGCATGCCCCATGAGACCGATACCCCTGCCGTGGAGTTGATGAATCTGCTCCGTGGCATGGCGCGACGCAGCGCCAACTATGGCGGCGAATGCGATATTCGCGGCTGCATTTTCGGCAACTTCGCACTGGAGCTGAGTGTGGAGAACGAGGAGATCCGGCGCCGCATTCAGGCTGCGTTTGACGATTTCCGCAGCTTGATCCGGGGCTATCTGGATCGCGCGGTCCAGTTGGGCGCACTGCGCAATGACTGGGATCTGGAAGTCACTTCCACGGTGATTCTCAGTCTGGTGGAGGGGGCGTTGCTACTGGACAAAACGGCGCAGCGTCCGCGGGATGTGTTGACGGTGCTGGATTACATCGAAGGGATGTTGCGGGATCACGCAGCGCCCACGGCGTAA
- the napA gene encoding nitrate reductase catalytic subunit NapA, which yields MKLSRRHFIKANAIAATAAAAGVTIPDAIKEAAAQGSEAIRWDKAACRFCGTGCSVLIGAKDGRVVATQGDPDAPVNRGLNCIKGYFLSKILYGKDRLQQPLLRKKNGKFDKEGDFEPVSWDEAFDIMAEKWKESIAKDLKNNAGKPPEEVVSSVGMFGSGQWTVWEGYAASKLFKAGFRSNNIDPNARHCMASAVAGFIRTFGADEPMGCYDDLEHADAFVLWGSNMAEMHPILWTRLTDRRLSSPHVKVAVLSTYEHRSFELADIGMVFKPQTDLAILNFIANYIIENGAVNKEFVDKHVNFRAGNEDIGYGLRPTDPREQKAKNAKKAGGSKAIDFKAFAEYVKPYTVDKAHELSGVPKKDLLELAKLYADPKRKVTSYWTMGFNQHTRGTWANNLVYNIHLLTGKISEPGNGPFSLTGQPSACGTAREVGTFAHRLPADLVVAKKPHRDFSEQVWKLPSGVLPGKVGYHAVLQSRMLKDGKLNCYWVMCNNQMQAGPNINEEIYPGWRNPANFVVVSDPYPTVSAMAADLILPTAMWVEKEGAYGNAERRTQFWRQQVSAPGEAKSDLWQLMEFSKRFVVDEVWPAEILEANPSYRGKSLFEVLYANGQVDKFPKQEVSDSRGNVYRNDEMAHFGFYPQKGLFEEYRIFGTKGPKIGHDLGEFDAYHAARGLRWPVVDGKETLWRYREGFDPFIKKGEGLRFYGKPDGKAVIFALPYEPPAESPDKDFDLWLSTGRVLEHWHSGSMTRRVPELYRAVPDALVYMHPDDAKKRGLRRGQMARVSSRRGELTARIETKGRNRPPEGLIFIPWFDAGRLVNKLTLDATCPISKETDFKKCAVKVEKA from the coding sequence ATGAAATTGTCACGCCGCCATTTCATCAAGGCCAACGCCATTGCCGCCACCGCGGCGGCGGCGGGGGTGACCATCCCCGACGCCATCAAGGAGGCCGCCGCCCAAGGCAGCGAGGCGATTCGCTGGGACAAAGCCGCCTGCCGCTTCTGCGGCACCGGCTGCTCGGTGCTCATCGGCGCCAAGGATGGCCGCGTGGTGGCCACTCAGGGCGACCCCGACGCCCCGGTCAATCGCGGTTTGAACTGCATCAAAGGCTACTTCCTCTCCAAGATCCTCTACGGCAAGGATCGCCTGCAGCAGCCGCTGCTGCGCAAGAAGAACGGCAAGTTCGACAAAGAGGGCGACTTCGAGCCGGTGAGCTGGGACGAAGCCTTCGACATCATGGCGGAAAAGTGGAAAGAGTCCATCGCCAAGGATCTGAAGAACAACGCCGGCAAACCGCCTGAAGAGGTGGTGTCATCGGTGGGCATGTTCGGCTCCGGTCAGTGGACGGTGTGGGAGGGCTACGCCGCCTCCAAGCTCTTTAAGGCAGGCTTCCGCTCCAACAATATCGACCCCAATGCGCGCCACTGCATGGCTTCCGCCGTGGCCGGGTTCATCCGCACCTTCGGCGCCGACGAGCCCATGGGTTGCTATGACGACCTGGAGCACGCCGACGCCTTTGTGCTGTGGGGCTCCAACATGGCGGAGATGCACCCCATCCTGTGGACCCGCCTCACCGACCGCCGTTTGAGTTCGCCCCATGTGAAGGTGGCGGTGCTCTCCACCTATGAGCATCGCAGCTTCGAGCTGGCCGATATCGGCATGGTGTTCAAGCCGCAGACCGACTTGGCGATTCTCAACTTCATCGCCAACTACATCATCGAAAACGGCGCGGTGAACAAAGAGTTCGTCGACAAGCACGTCAACTTCCGTGCGGGCAATGAGGATATCGGCTACGGCCTGCGCCCCACCGATCCGCGCGAGCAGAAGGCCAAGAACGCCAAGAAGGCGGGCGGCTCCAAAGCCATCGATTTCAAAGCCTTCGCCGAATACGTCAAGCCCTATACCGTGGACAAGGCCCACGAGCTCTCCGGCGTGCCCAAGAAGGATCTGTTGGAGTTGGCCAAGCTCTACGCCGACCCCAAGCGTAAGGTCACCTCCTACTGGACCATGGGCTTCAACCAGCACACCCGGGGCACCTGGGCGAATAATCTGGTCTATAACATCCACCTGCTCACCGGTAAGATCTCCGAGCCGGGCAATGGGCCATTCTCGCTTACCGGTCAGCCCTCCGCCTGCGGCACCGCGCGGGAAGTGGGCACCTTCGCCCACCGTCTGCCCGCCGATCTGGTGGTGGCCAAAAAGCCCCATCGCGACTTCTCCGAACAGGTGTGGAAGCTCCCCAGCGGCGTGCTGCCCGGCAAGGTGGGCTATCACGCCGTGTTGCAGAGCCGCATGCTCAAGGATGGCAAGCTCAACTGCTACTGGGTGATGTGCAACAACCAGATGCAGGCCGGTCCCAACATCAATGAGGAGATCTATCCCGGTTGGCGCAACCCGGCCAACTTCGTGGTGGTTTCCGACCCCTATCCCACCGTCTCGGCCATGGCCGCCGACCTGATTCTGCCCACCGCCATGTGGGTGGAGAAGGAGGGCGCCTACGGCAACGCCGAGCGGCGCACCCAGTTCTGGCGTCAGCAGGTGAGCGCGCCGGGCGAAGCCAAATCCGACCTGTGGCAGTTGATGGAGTTCTCCAAACGCTTTGTGGTCGATGAGGTGTGGCCCGCCGAGATTCTCGAAGCCAACCCCAGCTATCGCGGCAAGAGCCTGTTTGAAGTGCTCTACGCCAACGGCCAGGTGGACAAATTCCCCAAACAGGAGGTCAGCGACAGTCGCGGCAACGTCTATCGCAACGACGAGATGGCCCACTTCGGCTTCTACCCGCAAAAGGGTCTGTTCGAGGAGTACCGCATCTTCGGCACGAAGGGGCCCAAGATCGGCCATGATCTGGGCGAATTCGACGCCTACCACGCCGCCCGCGGTCTACGCTGGCCGGTGGTGGATGGCAAAGAGACCCTGTGGCGCTATCGCGAGGGCTTCGATCCTTTCATCAAGAAGGGCGAGGGGCTGCGCTTCTACGGCAAGCCCGACGGCAAGGCGGTGATCTTCGCATTGCCGTATGAGCCGCCCGCCGAGTCGCCGGACAAGGATTTCGACCTCTGGCTCTCCACCGGTCGCGTGTTGGAGCACTGGCACTCCGGCTCCATGACCCGTCGCGTGCCCGAGCTCTATCGCGCCGTGCCCGACGCGCTGGTCTACATGCATCCCGACG
- a CDS encoding zf-TFIIB domain-containing protein: protein MTEHVTVKVHSEESYFIQEEMDQIKKLRQNSEKLATDAYKNEHELHCFRCGTPSLVEIERGDITVDVCINEGCGAIHLDPGELDQIVSNEAAVKKMRTQLFNIFKK, encoded by the coding sequence ATGACCGAACATGTGACCGTGAAAGTGCATTCGGAAGAGAGTTACTTCATTCAAGAAGAGATGGATCAGATTAAAAAGCTGCGCCAAAACTCCGAAAAATTGGCCACTGACGCCTATAAGAACGAGCATGAACTACACTGCTTCCGCTGCGGTACCCCGTCGCTGGTGGAGATCGAGCGCGGCGATATCACCGTTGATGTGTGCATCAACGAAGGCTGCGGCGCCATTCACCTGGATCCGGGCGAGTTGGATCAGATCGTCTCCAACGAAGCGGCGGTGAAGAAGATGCGCACCCAGTTGTTCAACATCTTCAAGAAGTAA